A stretch of DNA from Hyalangium ruber:
CCAGCGTCGCGTTCAGCTCGTCCACCTCGCCGTATGCGTCGACGCGTTCGTCGTCTTTTGGAACCCGCCCGCCGCCAAACAATCCTGTCTCACCGGCGTCGCCGGTCTTCGTGTAGATCTTCATTCGAGCCCCATGAAACCCTACCTCGCGCTGCTCGAACACGTTCTGAAGAATGGAACGAAGAAAAGTGACCGGACCGGCACCGGCACGCTCAGCCTCTTCGGCCACCAGCTTCGGTTCGACCTCACCCAGGGCTTCCCGCTGGTGACGACCAAGAAGCTCCACCTCAAGTCCATCATCCACGAGCTGCTGTGGATGCTACGGGGCGACACCAGCGTGTACTCGCTCCAGGCCCAGGGCGTCACCATCTGGGACGAGTGGGCCGACGCGCAAGGCAACCTGGGGCCTGTCTACGGCCACCAGTGGCGCTCGTGGAGCGCGCCCAACGGCGAGTCCATCGACCAGATGCGCCAGCTCGTCGAGGGCCTGCGCAAGAACCCCGACTCGCGGCGCCACATCATCAGCGCGTGGAACGTGGCGGACCTGCCCGCCATGAAGCTGCCGCCCTGCCACGTGCTCTTCCAGTTCTACGTGGCCGACGGGCGCCTGTCCTGCCAGCTCTACCAGCGCAGCGCGGACATCTTCCTGGGCCTGCCCTTCAACATCGCCTCCTACTCGCTGCTGACGATGATGGTGGCGCAGGTGACGGGGCTCACCCCGCACGAGTTCATCCACACCCTGGGTGACGCGCACCTCTACTTGAACCACGTGGAGCAGGCGCAGACACAGCTCGCCCGCGAGCCCCGCCCCCTGCCCCGCATGAAGCTCAACCCGGACGTGAAGGACCTGTTCTCCTTCCGCTACGAGGACTTCACGCTGGAGGCCTACGAGCCGCACCCCGCCATCAAGGCGCCCGTGGCCGTATGAGGCTGTCGGCCATCGTCGCCATGGCGGCCAACCGGGTGATTGGCGCCAACAACCAGCTGCCCTGGCGCCTGCCCGCGGACCTCGCCCGCTTCAAGCGGCTGACCATG
This window harbors:
- a CDS encoding thymidylate synthase translates to MKPYLALLEHVLKNGTKKSDRTGTGTLSLFGHQLRFDLTQGFPLVTTKKLHLKSIIHELLWMLRGDTSVYSLQAQGVTIWDEWADAQGNLGPVYGHQWRSWSAPNGESIDQMRQLVEGLRKNPDSRRHIISAWNVADLPAMKLPPCHVLFQFYVADGRLSCQLYQRSADIFLGLPFNIASYSLLTMMVAQVTGLTPHEFIHTLGDAHLYLNHVEQAQTQLAREPRPLPRMKLNPDVKDLFSFRYEDFTLEAYEPHPAIKAPVAV